The following are from one region of the Jatrophihabitans telluris genome:
- a CDS encoding TMEM165/GDT1 family protein, whose amino-acid sequence MLDFAVIATVFVLIFVGELPDKTAVAGLVLGTRFPARWVFAGIAAAFLTHVVIAVAAGSLISLLPRRPVEAIVAVLFLLGAVLIWREGRHDEEELEAEEEAAVGTVPATAGFWKVASLGYGVIFLAEWGDLTQILTANLAAKYHDPISVGIGAVLGLWTVGLLAILGGRTLLKVLPIRWITRIAAVVMLALAAFSFTQAL is encoded by the coding sequence GTGCTCGACTTCGCTGTGATCGCCACGGTCTTCGTGCTGATCTTCGTAGGAGAACTTCCCGACAAGACCGCTGTGGCCGGCCTGGTGCTGGGCACCCGGTTCCCCGCGCGGTGGGTGTTCGCCGGCATCGCCGCCGCCTTCCTCACCCACGTCGTCATCGCCGTGGCGGCCGGTTCGTTGATATCGCTGCTCCCGCGTCGCCCGGTCGAGGCCATCGTGGCGGTGCTGTTCCTGCTGGGTGCGGTCCTGATCTGGCGCGAGGGCCGTCACGATGAGGAGGAACTGGAAGCCGAGGAGGAGGCCGCGGTCGGCACCGTGCCCGCGACCGCCGGCTTCTGGAAGGTCGCCTCGCTCGGCTACGGGGTGATCTTCCTGGCTGAATGGGGCGACCTCACCCAGATCCTCACGGCGAATCTGGCCGCGAAGTACCACGACCCGATCTCGGTGGGCATCGGCGCCGTGCTGGGGCTGTGGACCGTCGGCCTGCTCGCCATCCTCGGCGGCCGGACATTACTGAAGGTGCTGCCGATCCGGTGGATCACCCGGATCGCCGCCGTGGTCATGCTGGCGCTGGCGGCCTTCAGCTTCACCCAAGCCCTGTAA
- a CDS encoding TIGR03086 family metal-binding protein → MDPLQTADLLRPVLSELTEVVGGVKQSQLSDPTPCSERDVAELRRHVVGWLSAFSGGFADPEGKAPMADLDGYTAPDDPAAAVAAAARELDTAVRSGAAERPLTLGESAMPADMALSMILWEYLVHGWDLARATGQNWSPSAAAAQAALDFAPGMLTADYQGEGKAFGPPVEVPEGAPPLDRLVGLSGRDPSWRAG, encoded by the coding sequence ATGGACCCGTTGCAGACCGCTGATCTTCTCCGTCCGGTGCTGAGTGAGCTCACCGAGGTGGTGGGCGGCGTCAAGCAATCCCAGCTTTCGGACCCGACCCCGTGTTCGGAGCGGGACGTGGCCGAGCTGCGCAGGCACGTCGTCGGGTGGTTGAGCGCGTTCTCCGGCGGCTTCGCCGATCCCGAGGGCAAGGCGCCGATGGCCGATCTGGACGGGTACACCGCTCCGGACGATCCCGCCGCCGCGGTCGCTGCGGCAGCGCGGGAGCTGGACACCGCCGTGCGTTCTGGCGCGGCGGAGCGGCCACTGACGTTGGGTGAGTCCGCAATGCCGGCCGACATGGCGTTGTCCATGATCCTGTGGGAGTACCTGGTGCACGGCTGGGATCTGGCCCGCGCGACCGGACAGAACTGGTCCCCGTCGGCCGCCGCCGCGCAGGCCGCGCTCGACTTCGCCCCGGGCATGCTCACGGCGGACTACCAAGGCGAGGGAAAGGCCTTCGGTCCGCCCGTCGAAGTACCGGAGGGCGCTCCTCCGCTGGATCGCCTGGTCGGTCTGTCCGGTCGGGATCCGTCCTGGCGGGCGGGCTGA
- a CDS encoding lactonase family protein, with protein MSAFEPTDPLRLLIGCYTPPRGTGVGMLLLTHDHAAATLTVTGLAGAAVSPSALAVSLDGEVVFAVEEGDPGVLHSFRLDAYGPASSVSLVPVSSRPSGGADPCHLLLDPSGEFLFTANYSGSTIAVHPVSPSGELGPATDVRRFTGSGPLAARQQSSHPHMIALRPGHSELAVADLGADVVRRVPFDPSTGRFGPDLAAVSLPSGSGPRQIVFAPDGSTAYVLGELDSSLAVIDWSAQRPEVSQHVPCLADANSSGNLAATLVLEGSRLFASQRGADEITLFAVDGTASIDASCAHRVERIGAVPAHGQWPRHIAVVADWLYIANEVSGTVVAVRLHETGSAGDVLTVQAPSATFVLPLGTDG; from the coding sequence GTGAGCGCCTTCGAGCCGACCGATCCGCTGCGGTTGCTGATCGGCTGCTACACCCCACCCCGCGGCACCGGCGTCGGGATGCTGCTCCTCACACACGATCACGCGGCGGCGACGCTGACCGTCACCGGCCTCGCGGGCGCGGCCGTATCACCCAGCGCGCTGGCGGTTTCCCTCGACGGCGAGGTGGTTTTCGCGGTCGAGGAGGGTGATCCGGGCGTGCTGCACAGCTTTCGGCTGGATGCCTACGGGCCGGCCTCGTCGGTCTCACTGGTCCCGGTCTCGAGTCGGCCCAGTGGGGGCGCGGACCCGTGCCACCTGTTGCTCGACCCGTCGGGGGAGTTTCTTTTCACCGCGAACTACTCGGGATCGACGATCGCGGTGCATCCGGTTTCGCCGTCCGGCGAGCTCGGTCCTGCGACGGACGTCCGGCGTTTCACCGGCAGTGGGCCGCTGGCCGCGCGGCAGCAGAGCTCGCACCCGCACATGATCGCGCTGCGGCCGGGGCATTCCGAGCTGGCCGTGGCCGACCTCGGCGCCGACGTGGTCCGGCGGGTGCCGTTCGATCCGTCGACCGGACGGTTCGGACCCGACCTTGCGGCCGTTTCGCTGCCGAGCGGTTCCGGGCCGCGCCAGATCGTGTTCGCGCCGGACGGATCGACCGCTTACGTGTTGGGCGAGCTCGACAGTTCGCTGGCGGTCATCGACTGGTCGGCGCAGCGGCCGGAAGTGAGCCAGCACGTCCCGTGCCTTGCGGACGCGAACTCGTCCGGCAACCTCGCGGCGACCCTCGTGCTGGAAGGGTCGCGACTGTTCGCCTCGCAGCGCGGTGCGGACGAGATCACGCTGTTCGCGGTGGACGGAACAGCGAGTATCGACGCGTCTTGCGCGCACCGGGTGGAGCGGATCGGGGCCGTGCCGGCCCACGGTCAGTGGCCGCGGCACATCGCCGTGGTCGCCGACTGGCTCTACATCGCCAACGAGGTCTCGGGCACGGTGGTGGCCGTCCGGCTGCACGAAACCGGGAGCGCGGGCGACGTCTTGACGGTCCAGGCCCCCAGCGCCACGTTCGTGCTGCCGCTCGGGACCGACGGGTAG
- a CDS encoding YbhB/YbcL family Raf kinase inhibitor-like protein, producing MSGNDFFARLPDKPWFTVTSTDATDGQPFAPAQMSGAFGVPGGEDVSPHLSWSGFPAETKSFAVTIHDPDAPTGSGFWHWAVADIPASVTELGSGAGESSGAALPDGAFQLRNDGGAAGFIGAAPPAGHGEHRYFIVVHALDVESLGVPQDASPAFLGFNITSHVLARAVITPTAEIPGD from the coding sequence ATGTCCGGAAACGACTTCTTCGCGCGACTGCCCGACAAGCCCTGGTTCACCGTGACCAGCACCGACGCGACCGACGGTCAGCCGTTCGCGCCGGCCCAGATGTCCGGTGCCTTCGGCGTGCCCGGCGGCGAGGACGTCTCGCCGCACCTGTCGTGGTCCGGCTTCCCGGCAGAGACGAAAAGCTTCGCCGTCACCATCCATGACCCCGACGCCCCGACCGGCTCGGGCTTCTGGCACTGGGCCGTCGCCGACATTCCCGCCTCGGTGACCGAGCTGGGCAGCGGAGCCGGCGAGTCTTCGGGAGCCGCGCTGCCCGATGGCGCGTTCCAGCTGCGCAACGACGGAGGCGCAGCCGGCTTCATCGGGGCCGCCCCACCGGCCGGCCACGGCGAACACCGTTACTTCATCGTCGTCCACGCCCTGGACGTCGAGAGCCTGGGCGTCCCCCAGGACGCCAGCCCGGCATTCCTCGGATTCAACATCACGAGTCACGTCCTGGCTCGCGCCGTCATCACGCCCACTGCGGAGATTCCGGGCGACTGA
- a CDS encoding alpha-ketoacid dehydrogenase subunit alpha/beta, whose protein sequence is MTDYKSLDPAATWQEVSTSEADWDSAAPELLSAMFSQLVLIRSFEEFVLELAAEGLVHGPAHSSIGQEGGAVGSVLALTSEDTVNGSHRGHHQFLAKVLQHIEPKGIDPTAPYSDEIRGVLLTSLAEICGLDRGFSHGRGGSMHLQWKQAGAIGTNAIVGGGVPLAAGSAWAHRQAGTDAVAVTYFGDGAINIGSTLETFNLAAAWKLPICFFVENNGYAVSTSVAEATGEPRLSGRGPGFGIRSFSVDGMNPLAVYLTMVEAVEHMRAGHGPTLVEAHVYRYFHQNGGFAGSAFRYRTKEEETAWRARDPIEQLAFHLQRREILTSDELSDSRHRAQQLMADVGGVLLEAVPGGKPGQRRIVATEWPDPAFVDVGVRGDLSEFEDAYISDRDSFTGQLAETKFIDAVATVMNRRMSTDPGIVVMGEDVHHLNGGTNGATRGLKEAYPDRVLGTPISENAFTGLGGGIALDGRFTPVVELMYADFMWVAADQLFNQIGKARHMYGGTGAVPFVLRSKVAMGTGYGSQHSIDPAGIFATAPGWRIVAPSTPFDYVGLMNTALRCQDPVVVLEHVDLYNSVGEGPVEDFDYCLPVGRAAVRREGTQVTILSYLAMTNYVLEAVAEVESVDAEVIDLRWLDRASLDWDTIGASIAKTNCVIIAEQGPRGTSYGAWLADEIQRRYFDWLDHPVQRVTGGEASPSISKVLERAAIAQSAEVVAALREIEGR, encoded by the coding sequence ATGACCGATTACAAGTCCCTCGACCCCGCCGCGACCTGGCAGGAGGTCAGCACCTCGGAAGCGGATTGGGATTCGGCTGCGCCCGAGCTGCTGAGCGCCATGTTCAGCCAGCTCGTCCTGATCCGCAGCTTCGAGGAGTTCGTCCTGGAACTGGCCGCCGAAGGCCTCGTGCACGGGCCGGCCCACTCCAGCATCGGCCAGGAGGGCGGGGCTGTCGGCTCCGTCCTCGCCCTGACCAGCGAGGACACGGTCAACGGTTCGCATCGCGGGCATCATCAATTCCTGGCGAAAGTGCTCCAGCACATCGAACCGAAGGGGATCGACCCCACGGCGCCGTACTCGGACGAGATCCGCGGGGTGCTGCTCACCAGTCTGGCCGAGATCTGCGGACTGGACCGCGGCTTCAGCCACGGACGCGGTGGATCGATGCACCTGCAGTGGAAACAGGCCGGTGCGATCGGCACGAACGCCATCGTCGGCGGTGGCGTCCCTCTGGCGGCGGGCTCGGCCTGGGCCCACCGGCAGGCAGGCACCGACGCGGTCGCCGTCACGTATTTCGGCGACGGCGCCATCAACATCGGCTCCACGCTGGAGACGTTCAACCTGGCCGCGGCGTGGAAGCTGCCGATCTGCTTCTTCGTCGAGAACAACGGTTATGCGGTGTCCACCAGTGTGGCCGAGGCGACCGGTGAACCCCGCCTGTCGGGCCGAGGACCCGGGTTCGGCATTCGCAGCTTCTCCGTCGACGGGATGAATCCGCTGGCCGTCTACCTGACGATGGTCGAGGCGGTGGAGCACATGCGTGCCGGCCACGGCCCGACCCTGGTCGAGGCCCACGTCTACCGCTACTTCCACCAGAACGGCGGCTTCGCCGGCAGCGCGTTCCGGTATCGCACGAAGGAGGAGGAGACGGCCTGGCGCGCCCGCGATCCGATCGAGCAGCTCGCATTCCACCTGCAACGGCGCGAGATCCTCACCTCCGACGAGCTGAGTGACAGCAGGCACCGCGCGCAGCAGTTGATGGCCGACGTCGGTGGCGTACTGCTCGAAGCCGTGCCCGGCGGCAAGCCCGGCCAGCGCCGGATCGTCGCCACCGAGTGGCCGGATCCGGCCTTCGTCGACGTGGGTGTGCGCGGTGACCTGAGCGAGTTCGAGGACGCCTATATCAGCGACCGCGACAGCTTCACCGGCCAGCTCGCGGAGACCAAGTTCATCGACGCCGTCGCCACCGTGATGAACCGGCGCATGTCCACCGACCCCGGCATCGTCGTGATGGGCGAGGACGTTCATCACCTCAACGGCGGAACCAACGGAGCCACCCGAGGACTCAAGGAGGCCTACCCGGACCGCGTGCTGGGCACGCCGATCAGCGAGAACGCCTTCACCGGCCTCGGCGGCGGGATCGCGCTCGACGGCCGGTTCACGCCCGTCGTCGAGCTGATGTACGCCGACTTCATGTGGGTCGCGGCCGATCAGCTGTTCAATCAGATCGGCAAGGCACGGCACATGTACGGTGGGACCGGCGCGGTCCCGTTCGTGCTCCGCAGCAAGGTCGCGATGGGCACTGGGTACGGCTCCCAGCACTCGATCGACCCGGCCGGCATCTTCGCCACCGCACCGGGCTGGCGGATCGTCGCCCCGTCCACCCCGTTCGACTACGTCGGTCTGATGAACACCGCTCTGCGCTGCCAGGACCCCGTCGTCGTACTGGAACACGTCGACCTCTACAACTCCGTCGGCGAGGGACCCGTCGAGGACTTCGACTACTGCCTGCCGGTGGGGCGGGCCGCGGTTCGCCGGGAAGGTACGCAGGTCACGATCCTGAGCTACCTGGCCATGACCAACTACGTCCTGGAGGCCGTCGCCGAGGTCGAATCGGTCGACGCCGAGGTGATCGACCTGCGCTGGCTGGACCGGGCGAGCCTGGACTGGGACACGATCGGCGCGAGCATCGCCAAGACCAACTGCGTCATCATCGCCGAGCAGGGCCCCCGCGGGACCTCCTACGGCGCCTGGCTGGCCGACGAGATCCAGCGGCGGTACTTCGACTGGCTCGATCACCCGGTGCAGCGAGTAACCGGCGGTGAGGCCTCCCCGAGTATCAGCAAGGTGCTCGAACGCGCCGCGATCGCCCAGAGCGCTGAGGTCGTCGCGGCCCTGCGCGAGATCGAGGGACGCTGA
- a CDS encoding bifunctional 4-hydroxy-2-oxoglutarate aldolase/2-dehydro-3-deoxy-phosphogluconate aldolase: MAILRGYSPSRTLELAVRAWDLGVQLVEVPIQSDEAVAALRLVVAAGRERGLRVGAGTVLDPGQVRMAAEAGAQFTVSPGLDPTVVTASLTAGLPNLPGVATASEIQLAQRIGVRWLKAFPASVLGPAWFQAMQGPFPTMNFVATGGISAANAEVFLRAGARVVAVGSALDDKRELEILAGLRR, encoded by the coding sequence ATGGCCATTCTGCGGGGCTATTCTCCGTCGCGAACGCTGGAACTGGCCGTGCGTGCCTGGGACCTGGGCGTGCAGTTGGTCGAGGTACCCATCCAGAGCGACGAGGCCGTGGCTGCCTTGCGACTGGTCGTGGCCGCCGGCCGCGAGCGCGGGCTCCGCGTCGGAGCAGGCACCGTCCTGGACCCGGGCCAGGTGAGGATGGCCGCCGAGGCCGGTGCGCAATTCACCGTGAGCCCCGGGCTGGACCCGACGGTGGTGACCGCCTCGCTCACTGCCGGACTGCCGAACCTGCCGGGCGTGGCGACCGCTTCGGAGATCCAGCTGGCGCAGCGTATCGGCGTGCGCTGGCTCAAGGCCTTTCCCGCCTCGGTGCTCGGACCCGCATGGTTTCAAGCGATGCAGGGCCCGTTCCCCACGATGAACTTCGTCGCCACCGGCGGGATATCGGCCGCGAACGCCGAGGTCTTCCTGCGCGCGGGGGCTCGGGTTGTCGCCGTCGGTTCGGCCCTGGACGACAAACGCGAGCTGGAGATCCTGGCTGGACTGCGGCGTTAG
- a CDS encoding VOC family protein, whose amino-acid sequence MTGVDHIGFTVPDLDQARRFLVDVLGCEYLYALGPYVHDDDWMSEHLDVHPRAVMQQLHFFRCGDQAVFEVFQYSAPDQRTDRPRNSDVGGHHVALYVEDMDEAVTYLTERGVTVLGQPTASSGPSSGQRWVYFLAPWGMQFELVSYPNGKAFDPQATAGGPHRRSA is encoded by the coding sequence ATGACCGGTGTGGACCACATCGGTTTCACCGTCCCCGACCTCGACCAGGCCCGGCGGTTCCTCGTCGACGTCCTGGGCTGCGAATACCTCTACGCCCTTGGGCCCTACGTCCACGACGACGACTGGATGAGCGAGCACCTCGACGTCCACCCGCGCGCCGTCATGCAGCAGTTGCACTTCTTCCGCTGTGGCGACCAGGCCGTCTTCGAGGTTTTCCAGTACTCGGCGCCCGACCAACGAACCGACCGCCCCCGCAACAGCGACGTCGGCGGCCATCACGTGGCGTTGTACGTCGAGGACATGGACGAGGCGGTGACCTATCTGACCGAGCGCGGCGTGACGGTGCTCGGGCAGCCGACCGCCAGCAGCGGTCCCAGCAGCGGCCAGCGCTGGGTGTACTTCCTGGCGCCGTGGGGCATGCAGTTCGAACTGGTGTCCTACCCGAACGGCAAGGCCTTTGATCCTCAAGCGACCGCGGGCGGTCCCCACCGGAGAAGCGCATGA
- a CDS encoding alcohol dehydrogenase catalytic domain-containing protein: MTDTYRSMQVAAPGDGFSLVHVESRNPGPGQVRIAVEACGICHSDDMITAGHLPGVTFPCTTGHEIAGRIDALGEHVEGFEVGQRVAVGWYGGSDGYCEACREGDGVNCPHLQIPGVAYPGGYADQVIVPAIALARIPDELTSVEAAPLACAGVTVFNALRRSAARPGDVVAILGVGGLGHLGVQFAAAMGFRPVAIARGADKGPLAKELGAEEYIDSTSQNVAESLQALGGAKVVLATVTNADAMSATIDGLARRGELIIVGATPEALQVTGLQLLGGSRKIYGHASGIALDTEHTLQFAAQSGVRAWVEQVPLEQAQSAFERMLSGQARFRMVLTTD, from the coding sequence ATGACTGATACCTACCGCTCCATGCAGGTCGCCGCTCCTGGCGACGGGTTCTCCCTTGTCCACGTCGAGTCGCGTAACCCCGGACCGGGCCAGGTCCGGATCGCCGTCGAGGCGTGCGGGATCTGCCATTCCGACGACATGATCACCGCCGGGCACCTGCCGGGCGTGACCTTTCCCTGCACCACCGGCCACGAGATCGCGGGCCGGATCGACGCCCTCGGCGAGCACGTGGAGGGCTTCGAAGTCGGTCAGCGCGTCGCGGTCGGCTGGTACGGGGGCAGTGACGGCTACTGCGAGGCGTGCCGAGAGGGCGACGGGGTCAACTGCCCGCACCTGCAGATTCCCGGCGTCGCCTACCCCGGCGGGTACGCCGATCAGGTGATCGTGCCGGCGATCGCCCTGGCCCGGATCCCTGACGAGCTGACCTCCGTCGAGGCCGCTCCGCTGGCCTGCGCAGGCGTGACCGTCTTCAACGCACTGCGGCGCAGCGCCGCCCGCCCGGGTGATGTGGTGGCAATTCTCGGCGTGGGCGGACTCGGACACCTCGGAGTGCAGTTCGCCGCCGCGATGGGCTTTCGCCCCGTTGCGATCGCCCGCGGGGCCGACAAGGGTCCGCTGGCCAAGGAACTCGGGGCCGAGGAATACATCGACAGCACCTCGCAGAACGTGGCCGAATCCTTGCAGGCCCTCGGCGGCGCCAAGGTCGTGCTGGCCACGGTCACGAACGCCGATGCCATGTCGGCCACCATCGACGGGCTCGCCCGGCGCGGCGAACTGATCATCGTGGGGGCCACCCCGGAGGCCTTGCAGGTCACCGGGCTTCAGCTGCTGGGAGGTTCGCGCAAGATCTACGGTCACGCCTCGGGCATCGCGCTGGACACCGAGCACACCCTGCAGTTCGCGGCCCAGTCCGGCGTTCGTGCCTGGGTCGAGCAGGTCCCGCTGGAGCAGGCTCAGTCCGCCTTCGAACGGATGCTGTCCGGCCAGGCCCGCTTCCGCATGGTTCTCACCACCGACTGA
- a CDS encoding dihydrolipoamide acetyltransferase family protein has protein sequence MPVLLRMPEVAANTTEAVLLSWPMAENVPFASRDTIATVETAKAVVDVEAESAGVILRTLVSEGTEVAVGDPIALIAATDEQVADVDAALLALGYVAGGSLTPDIADAPDIPEAADIPEAADVPDGGDVAEAADVPDGGDVAEAADVAPMPGQNHSESTTARVFASPLARRLAREADLRVADIQGTGPNRRIVRRDVEQALQRRAKSASEPTPVTASLPDSPPNSLPPAGPISGSAAGSAAGSAEFQDKPHSRLQRLIAARLTESKQTVPHFYLRAAARVDRLLALRAELNDNATVRVSVNDLVVKAVACAHAQVPALNAQWTDEAMRWFAASDIAVAIAAPAGLVTPVLRDVGRLSITDVARGTKDFVARAGDGQLRQAELEGGSITVTNLGMYGVHDFDAIINPPQAAILAVGAATQEPLVRKGTVRVATMMHLTLSVDHRVADGAAAAQWLAALVEVLERPIRILA, from the coding sequence ATGCCGGTACTGCTGCGGATGCCCGAGGTCGCCGCGAACACCACCGAAGCCGTGCTGCTGAGCTGGCCGATGGCCGAGAACGTGCCCTTCGCCTCCAGGGACACCATCGCCACCGTCGAGACGGCCAAGGCCGTGGTGGACGTCGAAGCCGAGTCGGCCGGGGTGATTCTGCGGACCCTCGTGAGCGAGGGGACCGAGGTCGCGGTGGGCGATCCGATCGCGCTCATCGCTGCCACCGACGAGCAGGTCGCCGACGTGGACGCGGCGCTGCTGGCCTTGGGCTACGTCGCCGGCGGGTCATTGACCCCGGACATCGCCGATGCCCCCGACATTCCCGAGGCTGCCGACATTCCCGAGGCTGCCGATGTTCCGGATGGTGGCGACGTCGCTGAGGCTGCCGATGTTCCGGATGGTGGCGACGTCGCTGAGGCTGCCGACGTCGCGCCGATGCCCGGCCAGAACCACAGCGAGAGCACGACCGCGAGGGTCTTCGCGAGCCCGCTCGCACGACGACTGGCACGCGAGGCCGACCTTCGCGTCGCCGACATCCAGGGCACCGGCCCCAATCGCAGGATCGTGCGCCGCGACGTCGAACAAGCTTTGCAGCGAAGGGCGAAATCGGCGTCGGAGCCGACCCCGGTGACGGCCTCGCTACCCGACTCACCGCCCAACTCACTGCCGCCTGCGGGACCGATCTCAGGATCGGCAGCGGGATCGGCAGCGGGATCGGCCGAGTTCCAGGACAAGCCACACTCCCGGCTCCAGCGGTTGATCGCGGCCCGGTTGACCGAGAGCAAGCAGACCGTCCCGCATTTCTACCTTCGCGCCGCGGCGCGGGTGGACCGGCTGCTGGCGCTGCGGGCCGAGTTGAACGACAACGCCACGGTCCGGGTGTCGGTGAACGATCTGGTCGTCAAGGCCGTGGCGTGCGCGCACGCGCAGGTACCGGCCCTGAACGCCCAATGGACCGACGAGGCCATGCGGTGGTTCGCCGCCTCCGACATCGCGGTGGCCATTGCGGCCCCGGCCGGGCTCGTCACGCCCGTCCTGCGCGATGTCGGCCGGCTGTCGATCACCGACGTGGCCCGGGGCACCAAGGACTTCGTCGCGCGCGCCGGCGACGGACAATTGCGCCAGGCCGAGCTCGAAGGCGGGAGCATCACCGTCACCAACCTGGGCATGTACGGCGTGCACGACTTCGACGCCATCATCAACCCGCCCCAAGCGGCGATCCTCGCGGTCGGCGCGGCAACGCAGGAACCCCTGGTACGTAAGGGAACCGTGCGGGTGGCGACGATGATGCACCTGACCCTGTCCGTCGACCATCGGGTCGCCGACGGGGCGGCGGCCGCGCAATGGTTGGCGGCGCTGGTCGAGGTGCTGGAGCGTCCGATCCGGATCCTGGCCTGA
- a CDS encoding NAD-dependent succinate-semialdehyde dehydrogenase translates to MTLSTELSTDLFIGGKSVAASDGSRFDVIDPATGQSIATVADASVADAIAAVDAADNAAPGWAALAPRQRAEILRRAFELMTERAEEFAQLITRENGKALPDARGEVAYAAEFFRWYSEEASRITGSVATAPNGANRILVVREPVGICVLVTPWNFPAAMATRKIGPALAAGCTVVLKPASDTPLTALAMAALLDEAGVPPGVVNVIPGRRSGAIVSAMLHDPRVRKLSFTGSTEVGRLLLRESADHIVNTSMELGGNAPFLVFADADLDAALDGAMIAKMRNAGEACTAANRIYVEASVAPEFSRRLAERMAALVLGPGLEDGVQVGPLVNQDAVDKVSQLVSDAVDNGARVLLGGQVPERAGFYYEPTVLVDVDPESALLREEIFGPVAPIVTFQTEDEAVRLANATEYGLVSYVYTGDLARGLRVSERLESGMVGLNRGLVSDPAAPFGGVKQSGIGREGGHEGVLDYTESKYIAVAW, encoded by the coding sequence ATGACCCTCTCGACCGAGCTTTCCACGGACCTGTTCATCGGTGGCAAGAGCGTGGCCGCCTCCGATGGCAGCCGCTTCGACGTCATCGATCCCGCGACCGGGCAGAGCATCGCCACGGTGGCCGACGCCTCCGTCGCGGATGCGATCGCCGCGGTCGACGCCGCCGACAACGCCGCACCGGGCTGGGCCGCGCTGGCTCCGCGCCAACGGGCCGAGATCCTGCGGCGCGCCTTCGAGCTCATGACCGAGCGGGCGGAGGAGTTCGCCCAGCTCATCACGCGCGAAAACGGCAAGGCCCTCCCCGACGCGCGCGGCGAGGTTGCCTACGCGGCCGAGTTCTTCCGGTGGTATTCGGAGGAGGCATCGCGGATCACCGGCTCGGTGGCCACCGCCCCGAACGGCGCGAACCGGATTCTGGTCGTTCGGGAACCCGTGGGGATCTGCGTCCTGGTCACCCCGTGGAACTTCCCGGCGGCGATGGCCACTCGCAAGATCGGGCCCGCCCTGGCGGCTGGCTGCACCGTGGTCCTCAAACCGGCCAGCGACACCCCGCTGACCGCGCTGGCGATGGCCGCGCTCCTGGACGAGGCCGGCGTTCCGCCCGGCGTGGTCAACGTGATCCCCGGCCGTCGCTCGGGCGCGATCGTCTCGGCGATGTTGCACGACCCACGGGTCCGCAAGTTGTCGTTCACCGGTTCCACCGAGGTGGGACGGCTGCTGCTGCGCGAGTCCGCCGATCACATCGTCAACACCTCGATGGAACTGGGCGGCAACGCGCCGTTCCTGGTCTTCGCCGACGCGGATCTGGACGCGGCCCTCGACGGCGCCATGATCGCCAAGATGCGTAACGCGGGCGAGGCATGCACGGCGGCGAACCGGATCTACGTCGAGGCGTCGGTCGCGCCGGAATTCAGTCGACGGCTGGCCGAGCGGATGGCGGCCCTGGTCCTCGGCCCTGGGCTGGAGGACGGCGTGCAGGTCGGCCCGCTGGTCAACCAGGACGCCGTCGACAAGGTGTCCCAGCTGGTGTCCGACGCGGTCGACAACGGAGCGCGGGTGCTGCTCGGCGGGCAGGTTCCCGAGCGCGCCGGCTTCTACTACGAGCCGACCGTGCTCGTTGACGTCGATCCCGAATCCGCCTTGCTGCGCGAGGAAATCTTCGGCCCGGTCGCGCCGATCGTCACCTTCCAGACCGAGGACGAGGCCGTCCGGCTGGCCAACGCCACCGAGTACGGACTCGTTTCCTACGTCTACACCGGGGATCTGGCGCGCGGCCTGCGGGTCAGCGAGCGCTTGGAATCGGGCATGGTCGGGCTCAACCGCGGACTGGTCAGCGATCCGGCCGCACCGTTCGGCGGCGTCAAGCAGAGCGGGATCGGCCGTGAGGGTGGCCACGAGGGCGTGCTGGACTACACCGAATCCAAGTACATCGCGGTGGCGTGGTGA
- a CDS encoding CGNR zinc finger domain-containing protein: MLFAHDTEVALAGAAALVNTSPDRLSGSEELPDTARLDEFVRTWEWTGSRAVGSAAREAELAEVRALRVRLRPLWDADLDQAVQIVNRLLTEARALPQLVKHDQWDYHLHATDSAAPLAQRMAVEAAMAFVDVIRMDELGRLRTCAAEDCEDVLVDLSKNSSRRFCDRGCGNRANVAAYRARRREQAG; encoded by the coding sequence TTGCTTTTTGCCCATGACACCGAAGTGGCGCTGGCCGGCGCCGCCGCGCTGGTGAACACCTCGCCGGACCGGTTGTCCGGAAGCGAAGAACTGCCCGACACGGCCCGGCTCGACGAGTTCGTGCGCACCTGGGAGTGGACGGGCTCGCGGGCGGTCGGCTCGGCCGCGCGCGAGGCCGAGCTGGCGGAGGTCCGCGCGCTCCGGGTGCGGCTGCGGCCGTTGTGGGACGCCGACCTCGACCAGGCCGTGCAGATCGTCAACCGGCTACTGACCGAGGCGCGCGCGCTGCCGCAGTTGGTGAAGCACGATCAGTGGGACTACCACCTGCACGCCACCGATTCGGCGGCTCCGCTGGCGCAACGCATGGCCGTGGAGGCCGCGATGGCGTTCGTCGATGTGATCAGGATGGACGAACTGGGCCGGCTGCGCACCTGCGCCGCGGAGGACTGCGAGGACGTCCTCGTCGATCTGTCGAAGAACTCCTCCCGCCGATTCTGCGACCGGGGGTGCGGCAACCGGGCCAATGTGGCGGCCTACCGGGCCCGCCGCCGCGAACAAGCGGGCTGA